The following proteins come from a genomic window of Sander vitreus isolate 19-12246 chromosome 14, sanVit1, whole genome shotgun sequence:
- the dclk3 gene encoding serine/threonine-protein kinase DCLK3, whose product MTPSQRARYGCEAARNPKWRIAAPPVPLLKRAGGAPQPWPIHPHPTRQVHRSHFPPPPPPPHLPLFHTRHAEESAERPHLVTIIHPCGQSTLRKVTVLLNRRGVVSFEQLLLDISEALGFPRWHRARVTRLYTTHAREVKGVCDFFQGEVAFLALGKARPELSGVQEALEELFPEHSHYQADALRAWEKRLRPAPDKAAKADSGYSEGTDSSKAQTNEEIHQDTNTHVKNNTNTYPSTQLPHHIGTHQPENYDSEVQKCHKKNSCRKPAQLPNHLQRLRVRGGVRERQLSVIGPFKHEEGLREADITSPALCEDCLARRVKHQSPDRLNLLSGRVPLPPVSRKQKESSYTETEVRKLHIKIRTPLLQPISRDEEKSVAQLLSNPLRDVGRVHKDIQQRTSFDLPSDSSDVLLADIERRYEIGRVVGDGNFAVVRECRDRDNGQTLAVKIVERSKLIGREHMMQNELSLLGSLCHPRIVRLFAHHHTHTHSYLVMELVSGGDLFEAVSERGKFPEAEAGLLVSDVSEALNYIHCKSIVHRDLKPENLLIEHVAAGICRLKLGDFGLAMVVTEPVFTICGTPTYVAPEILYETGYGVAVDVWALGVILYILLSGFPPFRSRDRDQEELFQLIKQAQLHFLSPYWDPISEEARGLVSALLQPDPTVRLTAEQTLLHPWVKAMASICRQRALTDKTQRDTADTGAEPDKSRQVQRLAQTNAAETTTDTTPGHTNLEGEVIHKEFNRHDERQTEMNTGRGQDENKPLQQQSKETSTVHTISPQLQVHTPSVATPGQQKPECISTCSSSPNREPSMPEMQDPGPPDCYPGSPASPSVELNLLGAPPAQSEFPSQIKTENSQKQSPTYSPTSTNTAQRTTAGNLTEHHPSSNPAAASSSSHSLHQQNCTSPLRKSTTATAQNHPSENYDKPNAYTTATHPPTQS is encoded by the exons ATGACGCCCTCACAGAGAGCCCGGTATGGATGCGAAGCGGCACGCAACCCTAAATGGAGAATAGCAG CTCCTCCGGTCCCCTTGTTGAAGCGTGCTGGAGGGGCACCCCAGCCATGGCCCATTCACCCCCACCCTACAAGACAGGTCCACAGGTCccacttccctcctcctcctcctcctcctcacctcccTCTCTTCCACACCCGCCATGCAGAAGAGAGCGCAGAGAGGCCCCATCTGGTCACCATCATCCACCCCTGTGGTCAAAGTACACTACGCAAG GTAACAGTGCTTTTGAACCGTAGAGGTGTGGTGTCCTTCGAGCAACTGCTATTAGATATCTCTGAGGCGTTGGGGTTTCCTCGCTGGCACAGAGCCAGAGTCACACGTCTCTACACAACCCACGCACGAGAG gtGAAAGGTGTATGTGATTTCTTCCAAGGCGAGGTTGCCTTCCTGGCGTTGGGGAAAGCTCGTCCAGAGCTGAGTGGTGTGCAGGAAGCTTTAGAGGAGCTGTTTCCAGAACATTCCCATTACCAGGCTGACGCACTACGGGCCTGGGAGAAAAGACTTCGTCCAGCGCCAGATAAAGCAGCTAAAGCTGACAGTGGATACAGTGAGGGGACGGACAGCAGCAAGGCACAAACTAACGAAGAGATACATCaggacacaaatacacatgttaaaaataatacaaatacatacCCAAGTACACAGCTGCCTCACCATATAGGCACACACCAGCCTGAAAATTATGACTCCGAAGTTCAGAAGTGTCATAAAAAGAATTCATGCAGAAAACCTGCTCAGCTGCCCAACCACCTGCAGAGACTGCGTGTGAGAGGTGGGGTCAGGGAGCGACAGCTGTCTGTCATTGGTCCATTTAAACATGAGGAAGGTCTTAGAGAAGCAGACATAACCTCTCCTGCACTGTGTGAAGACTGCTTAGCAAGGAGAGTTAAACATCAGTCTCCAGATCGGCTCAATCTACTGTCAGGGAGGGTCCCACTTCCTCCTGTGTCGAGGAAGCAAAAAGAAAGTTCCTATACAGAAACAGAAGTGAGAAAATTGCACATTAAGATCAGAACTCCACTtcttcagccaatcagcagagatgaggagaagAGTGTTGCCCAATTACTTTCAAATCCACTTCGAGATGTGGGTCGAGTACACAAGGACATACAGCAGAGGACGAGCTTTGACCTTCCCTCAGACAGCAGTGATGTCCTCCTGGCAGATATCGAGCGTCGCTATGAAATTGGACGCGTGGTTGGAGATGGCAACTTTGCAGTAGTACGAGAGTGCCGCGATCGTGACAACGGACAAACCCTGGCGGTGAAGATTGTTGAACGCTCCAAGCTGATTGGGCGAGAGCACATGATGCAGAATGAGCTGAGCCTTCTGGGTAGCCTCTGTCATCCTCGCATAGTGAGGCTGTTTGCGCACCACCACACGCACACTCACTCCTACCTGGTGATGGAGCTGGTGAGCGGGGGGGATCTGTTTGAGGCCGTCAGTGAGAGGGGGAAGTTTCCAGAGGCAGAGGCAGGACTTTTGGTGTCAGATGTGAGTGAAGCACTAAACTACATCCACTGCAAAAGTATTGTCCACCGAGACCTCAAACCAGAAAACCTACTG ATAGAGCATGTTGCTGCTGGCATCTGTAGGCTGAAGCTGGGTGACTTTGGTCTTGCCATGGTTGTGACTGAACCAGTCTTCACCATATGTGGCACACCCACGTATGTAGCCCCAGAGATTCTCTATGAGACAG GTTATGGAGTTGCAGTGGATGTGTGGGCTCTGGGTGTTATTCTCTACATCCTGCTGAGTGGATTTCCTCCATTTCGCAGTCGGGATCGGGACCAGGAAGAACTGTTCCAGCTAATAAAACAGGCACAACTCCACTTCCTGTCCCCCTACTGGGACCCAATCTCAGAAG aAGCCAGAGGCCTTGTCAGCGCTCTGCTTCAGCCAGATCCCACGGTGAGGCTGACAGCAGAGCAGACCTTGCTCCATCCCTGGGTGAAGGCTATGGCTTCAATTTGCAGGCAGAGGGCGCTCACAGACAAGACTCAGAGGGACACCGCAGACACTGGAGCAGAACCAGACAAGTCCAGACAAGTCCAGAGACTAGCTCAGACCAATGCAGCCGAAACAACGACAGACACAACACCAGGGCACACCAACCTTGAGGGAGAGGTCATACATAAAGAGTTCAACAGACATGATGAGAGACAAACTGAGATGAACACAGGAAGAGGACAAGATGAGAACAAACCATTACAGCAACAATCAAAAGAGACAAGTACAGTTCACACCATATCTCCACAGCTCCAAGTGCACACACCTTCAGTGGCCACACCTGGTCAACAGAAACCAGAGTGCATCTCTACATGCTCCAGTTCACCCAACAGGGAGCCCAGCATGCCAGAAATGCAGGATCCAGGTCCCCCAGACTGTTATCCTGGCAGTCCAGCCAGCCCGAGTGTTGAACTCAATCTGCTTGGTGCACCCCCAGCCCAATCTGAGTTTCCATCCCAGATTAAGACAGAGAACAGCCAAAAGCAATCACCTACATATTCACCAACTTCCACCAATACAGCGCAACGAACCACAGCAGGTAACTTAACGGAACACCACCCATCCTCGAACCcagcagcagcttcttcatcTTCTCACTCTCTCCATCAGCAGAATTGTACCTCTCCCCTGCGCAAATCTACCACAGCCACTGCCCAGAATCACCCATCTGAAAACTATGACAAGCCGAATGCTTACACCACTGCCACCCACCCACCAACGCAGTCTTGA
- the fabp3 gene encoding fatty acid-binding protein, heart, which yields MAEAFVGTWNLKESEKFDDYMKELGVGFATRAVGTMTKPTTIILVEGDTVTVKTQSSIKNTELNFKLGEEFDETTADDRKVKSIVNIEDGKMVHIQKWDGKETSLVREVNGNALTLTLSIGNVVCKRHYVKAE from the exons ATGGCCGAGGCTTTCGTTGGCACATGGAACCTCAAGGAGAGCGAGAAATTTGATGACTACATGAAGGAGCTGG GTGTGGGCTTTGCTACACGTGCAGTGGGAACCATGACCAAGCCCACCACTATCATCTTAGTGGAAGGTGACACGGTGACGGTGAAGACCCAGAGCTCCATAAAGAACACAGAGCTTAACTTCAAGCTGGGAGAGGAGTTTGACGAGACCACCGCCGATGACAGGAAAGTTAAG TCTATTGTAAACATAGAGGATGGGAAGATGGTGCACATACAGAAGTGGGACGGCAAAGAGACCAGTCTGGTCAGGGAAGTCAACGGAAACGCCCTCACACTG ACACTTTCAATTGGAAATGTCGTTTGCAAACGTCACTATGTGAAGGCAGAGTAA
- the zcchc17 gene encoding zinc finger CCHC domain-containing protein 17: MSDSDGQGQEPAGLDGLPPMHSISKGEVVSLQTYGAFVRLPGYKKEGLVHVSEMSATRIENASEVVDMGEQVWIKVIGREIRDDKVKLSFSMKAVNQGTGQDLDPNNVMAEQDARRRKQFRDHTGNRITLEAVLNTTCSKCGCKGHFTKDCFSAPGLQYALLPEEDEEEQRQQQQQQQQQQQTSAVSTQQDSDKKKKKKKEKKMKKKRKRDRKESESDSSSSGECKSKRRRHEHTHDKEDKKKKKHKKHRSHKHS; this comes from the exons ATGTCTGACAGTGATGGCCAAGGACAAGAGCCTGCTGGACTGGATGGTCTTCCACCAATGCACAGCATTTCCAAGGGAGAGGTGGTCTCTCTGCAGACCTATGGAGCCTTTGTCAGACTGCCAGGATACAAGAAGGAAG GCCTTGTACATGTGAGTGAGATGTCAGCCACACGGATTGAGAATGCCTCAGAGGTTGTCGATATGGGGGAACAGGTGTGGATTAAAGTCATTGGGAGAGag ATTCGGGATGACAAGGTGAAGTTGTCCTTCTCAATGAAAGCTGTCAATCAGGGAACAGGGCAGGACTTGGACCCAAACAATGTTATGGCAGA GCAGGATGCAAGGCGCCGTAAGCAGTTTAGAGACCACACAGGAAACAGGATCACATTGGAGGCTGTACTCAACACAACATGCTCAAAGTGTGGATGCAAGG GTCACTTCACAAAAGACTGTTTCTCTGCTCCGGGCTTGCAATACGCTCTTTTGCCTGAAGAGGACGAGGAAGAGcaacggcagcagcagcagcagcagcagcagcagcagcagacctCTGCTGTTTCAACACAGCAAGACtcagacaaaaagaagaagaaaaagaag GAgaagaaaatgaagaagaagaggaagagggataGGAAGGAGTCCGAGagcgacagcagcagcagcggtgaATGCAAATCTAAGAGGAGGCGCCACGAGCACACTCACGACAAAGaggacaaaaagaagaagaaacacaagAAACACAGATCGCACAAACACAGCTGA
- the snrnp40 gene encoding U5 small nuclear ribonucleoprotein 40 kDa protein codes for MIEPKKRMADMAVVPTAVKRPRTELVAAAQSQQLVAMGPPRSSSLQAPIMLMSGHEGEVYCCKFHPNGATLASSGFDRLILMWNVYGDCDNYATMKGHSGAVMELHYNTDGSMLFSASTDKTVGVWDSETGERIKRLKGHTSFVNTCYPARRGPQLVCTGSDDGTVKLWDIRKKGAIHTFQNTYQVLAATFNDTSDQILSGGIDNDIKVWDLRQNKLIYNMHGHGDSVTGLSLSSEGSYLLSNSMDNTVRIWDVRPFAPKERCVKIFQGNVHNFEKNLLRCSWSTDGSKIAAGSADRFVYIWDTTSRRILYKLPGHAGSVNEVAFHPEEPIVLSGSSDKRLYMGEIQ; via the exons ATGATTGAACCTAAGAAGAGAATGGCGGACATGGCGGTGGTTCCTACCGCAGTGAAGCGACCCCGGACGGAACTGGTGGCGGCGGCTCAGTCTCAGCAACTCGTGGCCATG GGTCCCCCACGGAGCTCCAGCCTGCAGGCTCCCATTATGCTGATGTCTGGCCACGAGGGCGAGGTCTATTGCTGCAAGTTTCACCCCAACGGAGCCACGCTGGCTTCCTCAGGATTTGACAGGCTCATTT tgatgtGGAATGTGTATGGAGATTGTGACAATTATGCCACTATGAAGGGCCACAGTGGAGCAGTGATGGAGCTGCACTACAACACAGATGGCAG CATGCTGTTTTCGGCGAGCACAGACAAGACTGTAGGTGTGTGGGACAGTGAAACAGGCGAGAGGATCAAACGTCTGAAGGGCCACACCTCCTTCGTTAACACCTGCTACCCGGCCCGCCGAGGGCCCCAACTCGTCTGCACCGGCAGTGATGACGGTACAGTCAAG CTGTGGGACATTCGTAAGAAAGGGGCGATCCACACTTTCCAGAACACCTACCAGGTGCTGGCTGCGACATTCAATGACACCAGTGATCAGATCCTGTCAGGAGGCATCGACAACGACATCAAG GTGTGGGACCTGAGGCAGAACAAACTGATCTACAATATGCACGGCCATGGGGACTCAGTAACTGGACTCAGCCTGAGCTCTGAGGGATCATACCTTCTCTCAAACTCCATGGACAACACAG TGCGTATTTGGGATGTTCGACCATTTGCACCAAAGGAGAGATGTGTGAAGATTTTCCAGGGCAACGTTCACAACTTTGAAAAG AATTTGCTGAGGTGCTCCTGGTCTACTGACGGCAGTAAGATAGCTGCCGGCTCAGCTGACAG ATTTGTGTATATCTGGGACACCACATCACGTAGAATCCTGTACAAGCTGCCGGGCCACGCCGGCTCAGTCAACGAAGTGGCATTTCATCCAGAGGAGCCTATAG TGCTGTCTGGCTCCAGTGATAAAAGGCTCTACATGGGAGAAATTCAGTAG